In the genome of Fusarium poae strain DAOMC 252244 chromosome 1, whole genome shotgun sequence, the window ATCTACATCATCAGGATGGCCTGGGTGGAAGACTCCGAGAgattccttcttgatcttcttggccggGTCAGAGTCGGTAGTACGCGAAGTGTTGGTAACTCCAGTGGATTCACGGCGACGGCgttcagcctcttccttttcttcctcacgtCGACGACGTTCGTCGCTCTCATGATCTGAACCTTCATCGTCAGAGATGGGAGGCTGAGGGACTTCGCCAGTCTTGGGTCGGCGGATGGTACTCAGCGGTTTAGCACTGAACTCATTAATAGGTTTGAACGAAAGTTGTCTGTTGATCGATGTTCTCCACCATTCCATTGAGGATAGATGAGACACCTTAGCACGGGGATTGTCCAGTAATTCACGAGCAAGGGGATCAGCATCCACCAGTGATGCTGTGAAACTGCGGATCTGTGTCATGACATCCAGATCCCAGATAGTTACGGTGTCTAGTACAGCAGGGGTACCATATTCTTCAATCAATCGGAGGAAGCGGATTCCCCATCTAACCACCTTGTCATGCTTTCTCAGCAATTCGATGTCGCGAGCAATCTCATTATCAGGAAGATAGAAGCTATCGCGACGTGCGGTGCTGCTGCGGGCAGGTTGCTCAGTGACGTGATCGCTGCCTTCGTCACCCGAATCGGGCTCTCCCGGTTCTTTGGCCATATTGTTGACCGGTTAGGCGGGAAGGTATATAAGGGGTAAGAAGGAATCAATTGTCGCCAAACAGCAGATGCAGCTTCTTTGTGTTGTAATGGTCTAACGGTGATGGGCGTCACCTGTCTGTCGTTGCAATGAGGAATCGTCCCGCCGTGAACACTGCACTCTACCTGGCAAGGGGGTGTTCTCTTCGGGAGAACGGGCTATGTCTGACGGTTCAACCCGTCAATCGGTTTCGGAAAAAACGGTGATGTTGACAAATCCTTCAAGCTCCCCCTGATTGCAATATAATGTTAAAGACTTATGACTGATCTGCCACAGAATTTCACACTTATCACTCTCTCACACTCCTTGCACACTCCTAACCTTTCAGCGCTCCGCCAGGGTACCCCTTCTGAGAATCACTCGTAAGACCTGGCTATTCGTAAGGAATTATCCTTCCCCAGGCGTGCTGATACCTCAGGAGGACCTGGGGGGCTAATTAGCCTGAAAACCCTCTTTTTTGGGTGTATGGTCGGAAGGGTTTTGGGTTGACGTTGAGGAAATGTTCAGAAGTGAATTGGAAGGTGTTGTGGGGGGTGATGTAGATGTGTGATTGAAGACACGATGTGTTGCAGGGTTGTGTTAGCTCTCGGGCTACTGGAGCGCGCTGGTGGGTCGGCGACGCTTCCAAGAGGGCTGATTGGCTGAGAGTTAGGGTTCGATCCCCACTTATcgtgtttttttattttttcttgtGGGCGCGTAATTGATCGTGAACAGGGGCAAGGAGGTAATAAGGTTAGGCGAAGATGAAAGAAAGGCTATTTCGGGCCTTGGCGTGCGTTATGTGGCGTTGATAGGGGATGTAATCCTGCGGATTACGATAGAATCgattgaagattgatatGATCGATTGATGAAGGGTGATATCTTGATGGAATAGAGGACCACCAAGATACTTCAGCTTGGGCTCTTTATGAGTGTTTCCGGAGGTCTTTGTATGGTTTTTTCACTGATTGGAAATCAGATAGAATGAAGATTGATATAGGCTTGATAGCCTGCAGTAAATTGAAGATAGGGATCGTGATAAACGTGTAGCTGCTACCATTTGATAACAGATCACGCCTAGGGTCAGGGTGAGTTATCGTAAGGTGCATGATTCGTATTTGgctaagtcagaatctgtGCCGTAAGGGCACAGATCTCGCTGACTCATCCGGCTAATCCGGGTAAACTACGGATCGGGCAACTGAATTACCCGGTCAATTGATatgacgatgccttcatgcatcattaatataaatctttagcttattctttattactagctaatataataattaatttttctttattattatattaattattatttctataggctaaggccttaaggctattatctatagagttaaagcttacttaataagatatatttatatagactattaataattagctattattatataagtaattaattaaaataatttatatattatattagctttaaatattaatattaataatttccttatttttattattatattataaaaaaaagagaattttttactatctatttaaagcttatattcttatataagatttagacttatattaagccttatagtattactgcttttattactattaatactattatattattattaaatttccaagcttatagctttatttactataagttatatattttaataatattattttatattacttaatttatatataaattaataaagattttataaattaaagttattataataatcttagttagtatataaaaaagggtagtgtatataaagtaaatatataacccTACAATGTAAAGAGTATAAAGTAGGGTCCCTTTAAGTGCACTATGCTAAAAAATTAATGCCGCTATactttatacttaattagGCTACCCTAAGCTGAATTAAGTaggtcttatatatattGACATTAAAggtactttaatttatatgcAGTTTACATACTAAGATAAGTAgcttttatcttttaatataaaatactaagaCTAGCTAGCTTTTCCAGAGGGAATTAATCCTCTTCTAAAGGGCTTTCTACTAGACCCACTTTTCTATTAAATATTACCACAGTAGAAATATAAAAGGATTTATCTTATAACCGtaagaaaattaatagaattaatatttaagaatttatttaaaatttatatatacttattataatataatataattaatataatttttaaggAATTTTATtctacttttataataagaataataattaaataaagatgcCTTCTTATATACTATGGCTAGTAAGCTATTCAGCACAGTGGCGTTAATATTCTAGCACAGCGCACCTAAAGGGACcccataaagtggcctactgaTTTTGTAGCGCTTCCAGTcgtcaatttttctgatacccacTAGACCCCAATCCAGTTAAAACGTGTGGCGCTGATTGTGGCGCTAGCGCTGTGccacaccaccaccaaaccCCAATCAACCACAACCCATGTTCCAGATTCCAAATCACTCTAAAAACTTTACCAATCCATTCCTTTCATCAAAAAACAATATCAAGAGCATTTAATTGCAAAAATTGAACGCATCTCCCGAGGCGGGACTTGAACCCGCAACTTTCAGATTTACTTTTGCTATTTGTGTAGCTGTAAAAGTCTGACACGCTAACCAATTGCGTCACCCGGGATGGGACTTGATTTGTGAAAGAGAGAATCACTTTTGAATATATAAGCGTCAGTGCATTACTTGTAATAAATTCGCAACACGGAGGGTTTTGGGTTCAACTAATACTTTCCATATaattcgcattagacttcgagggatacccatatcaacttTCCATATAATGGTCTTTAGTTCCCTTGCTCTTTTGATCCTTGTTGCCATGTTTTATACTCTACAAAGGTAGCACAATAGTAGACGCCAAACACGATGTGCTTCTATTGCAGCAACGCGGTCTGACTTGAACGTCGTTCTGCGATCCTGCTGTCACTCTACCAGGCGATAGTTTCCCATCGGCCCTTCTCTCCCAAAACCATCCAGCATCAGTCTAGTTCCGAGTGCATCACTGGTAGCCACTCCAGCATAGTGTTAGTCGATCTGGAACGAGCTGCCGTGCCCACAACATTTCGTCCCATGCAGATGAGTCATCGATATGGTTATCCAAGAGGGTCATCCAACTTCCATTTACCTTTGTTAGCTTCCCCTTGTCGCATCCACAGAAAAGCTGTCGATCCGTCAATAATGCTCTTGTAATCTTTCCTCTCCCTGACATTTGAATCTCTCGGCGTATGTCTTGAATGGTGACACCGTCCAGGGACAGTAAGCAGTCATAACCCCCAAGGCGTTTTGTGAGCTCTAGTTTCAGCTATCGGAGGGCTACCGAAGCGCGAGTCGACATTGAGTTCACCAGAATTAGATCGTCAAACCCAACCGTATGCAGAGTGAGATTGTAACGTCATTGCCCAATAGGTCACTAGCATTGATGTTAAGACTTCAATGGGGTCCCGCAGCAAAGTTACGATCAGCTTGCAGGCACAATTGAATAGAATATGATGTGGTCACCTTAACAATCGAGAGTATCAACAAGGATATGTTGTAGAACCATCACAAAAAACATGTTCAGCATGACCCGTGGCTTTGCAGCGAGGGCTGAAAGTCAGTTAGAAACATCCTCGCTCTTGTTTCTATGTTATGATTGCATAGCTTGCTGCTTTAAAATTTCTGTAACTGGAGCAATTCACCCGATACATGACTAATATATTTCAAGAAATTTCCTATTAGAATGCAATCTACCATTGGAAAACTCGATAAACGGGCTTCTTGCCATATTTTATCTGGTGACATTAATCTAGTCTAATTACGGGCTTATTAACGGCAAGATTCACTGTAAAACGCAATGATGCAAGCCTCTCAGATCCTCCATTCCAGCATTATATCCAGTTATTATCACCCAGTCTAAGCGCAGCTATTCCCTTCGCACCTCCTTCAGGCTTAGCTCAGGTGACAATTCCTGTGAGGAATGCCAGCCATACGAAAGCATTCCTCGGAAAAGAATCATTTTAGCCGTTCCTGGAAATTGCACCACAGTTTGGTCTAGATCTCTTGTGGCATTAACATTGCCAGTGAAATCATTCTTACTTCATGCAATCCTGGTCCTTTAATATCATTTTGTCCTGAGTTGTTCGACCTGCCTAACAATCCGAGGAGAAAATCTGAGCGTCCACCATGAGACTACTCTCTCTGCTCTATGTGGCCTTTCTGTCACCCTTAGTTGACGCTATATCCATGGCTGATATACCGAATTGCGCAGTCAGTAAAGCGCcgcctttcttctcttcagaCTTGCTCTAACGTCGAAAAAGATGCCGTGTGCGCTTCAAGCGTTTAACAGCGAAAATGGCTCCAACCAGACTGTGCAAGACATGTGCAAGGATGAGGATTTCCAAAGCAGTATAGCGGCTTGTGTCAGTCGAGTTTGTACATTAAGAGAAGGAATTGGTAAGTTATTTCGACCGTCAGTTCTTTTCCAAATTATTTTTGACATAATTCAACCTAGAATTCCAGAACTCTGTATCGTCAATATGCGACATTCCCACAGCAGACAACCGCGGAATGTATCGGGATATAATAATCGCCTTTGCAACTTTCTCCTTCACATTTGTGGGTTTGCGAGTGGCATCCAGATTGATTGTCAAAACGCCCTGGGGTCCTGATGATACTTGGGTGATAATAGCCTTTGTATGTATTCCCATCCTCCTCTATTCTCTTGTGTCTAACGCTGGTAGACTATTATGGTACCAACTACGGCCTTCATGTTACTTGGTAAGATCTACTCAATATGTTTTTGGAAATTCCTTTCCCATGTTTTGCTTCTGACTCTTCAACTAGCGATAAAAAATGGCTTCGGATCGCTTGCATCGATATATCGCAATGGAAACAACAGCTTCATCCTGCTCTACAAGGTATGTGCTTGATATCGACCCTTGTGTAAATATtgaaatagtttatatactCACAGTCTTGTAGCACATATTCATATGGCAGATTCTTTACATGCTAGGTCTCGCTGCAGCCAAAACCTCGATTTTATTCTTCTACCTTCGCATATTCCCCGATGAAAAGTTTAGAATCATGGTCTGGATGACCATAGCATTCAATGCCGTTTCAATACTAGTCCTCCTTGTTCTCAACTTGACGCTAGGACAGGCTGTGAGAATAATATGGCATGGCGGTACGGATTATAACTCGAGTCTGAAGACATACAATGTTGTTTTTAAAGTCAACTCGGCAAGCACCGCGGTGAGCTTCGCTCTGGATATATGGATGCTCATCTTGCCCATGTCACAACTCTATAACCTCGGACTCAGACAACGTCAAAAGATTAAAGTAATGAGCATGTTTGGCATGGGTCTATTGTAAGTCCGCCCCGCATTGCATCGTATTTTTAGCAACTCGCTGCAAGTGGTCAACAAAGACTAACTAGGTACCAGCCTCACTGTAGTCAGTCTTGTCCGGCTTGTGATGCAGTCAAAGGTTCTTCCAAATCCGAGCGCAACAGGCACGTATATCTCAGCGGTTACAGGAGACATGTGCTAACACTTCTCGTTAGATGGTTCTTCGCACGCCATTGTTATTTTGGGTAGTGTTGAACTTTACGTCGGCGTTATGGTGGCTTGCGGGCCCTCTACAAATCAGTTGTTGCAATATATTCTCCCCCGGATACGACAACCGACCGAAGCTTCGACACATGCGAGTAATAGGCCTATTTTTGTTGACCGTCCTCTTGTACACATTGACAAGGACGAAGATGTACCGACATTGCATACTGATGGAGGTTTCACTACTACAACGATGAGCAGTACGATTAAAGACACAGCATGATAGTAATAGCCGTGACCAACATCACAGCTTCAAATAAGGGCTCACCGTACTCCGAGGCAATTCTTCTGTGTTCCGGAACGGAAATCAGGGTTCCTAATTAGGAAATAAGCAATCATGATTCAATAGTCAACTGTATGATCGATCAGCTGTGATTTGTAAATGTGGTGTCTGTCATGTGGAGGTGATATCGGATAACTGATGATTATTTTATCATGTTTAATCTCGATATCCAGGTTAAAATTACCCTTTTAGTCAAAATTCATTCCTCCACTAAGATTTCTCCATCACACGACCCAGACTCGAAAGCGGGGAAGAACCGCCACTCCGTCTTTATCAACTGCAACTATTCCCATTCCGGTTTATCTTTCCGTTGAGGCTCCCTTCACCCCGCGAGCGATAGATGGCAAAGTAACTAGACGGCTATCTCCCCGCATCAATAGACACTATCACAAATCAAACCCGATACGGAAAAAAGAGTCGGTATCGGCAATGTTTGTTTCCAGAATGAGAcatgttttgttttgctACATGAGGAAACACTATATATCATGACCTCTCCTCCCTTTTTCTCAACTCTTGTACTTTCTCTCTAGTAAAGACTTTTTTACACAGCAATCATGGGCCTCACACAGCATCATCCCTTTGACCCTCTCACTGGAGACGAAATCACTGCGGCTGTGGATGTCATCCGAAAGTATCAATCTGGTCAGCTCCTCTTCAATGCAGTCACCCTCCATGAGCCACGAAAGGCCGATATGCTCAAGTGGCTTGAGCATCCTTCTGGAGGAAACAAGCCTGCAAGGGTTGCAGATGTTACTGTGATTCTTCCCGATGGATCCGTCTACGATGGACTCGTCGATCTTAAGACGAGAAAAGTGCAGAAGTGGGAGAAGCTGGATGGTCTTCAACCAATTGTAAGTCCTTCTTCCATTTGTTAAAACGGGACAATTGGCTGATGAGATACTTAGATCACACCCGAAGAACTCGTTCTGGTTGAGGAGATCATGCGCAAGGATCCCAAGGTCATTGAACAATGTGAACTCTCTGGCATCCCCAAAGAGGACATGCACAAAGTCTACTGCGACCCTTGGACCATTGGCTACGATGAGCGTTTCGGAAGCAATATCCGTCTTCAACAAGCACTCATGTACTACCGCCCTGACCCCGATTGCTTCCAATACCAGTACCCTCTTGACTTTTGCCCCATTTACGACGGTGCCAAGAAGGCCATCATCCATATCGACATTCCCAGCGTGCGTCGCCCATTGAGCAAGCAGAAGCCCATCGACTACATCCCCCGGTACATCAACGAGAATGGCGGTTACCGCAAGGATATCACGCCCATCAACATCACTCAACCAGAGGGTGTGTCCTTCACCATGAACGGCCGCGTTCTTTCATGGCAGAACTTCAAGTTCCACATTGGTTTCAACTACAAGGAGGGTGTCGTGTTGAACCACATCACTTTCAACGACAAGGGCATCGAGAGACCCATCTTCTACCGTCTTTCCCTGTCTGAGATGGTTGTTCCTTACGGCGCACCAGAGCATCCTCACCATCGCAAGCACGCTTTTGATCTCGGCGAGTACGGCGCTGGATACTTGACCAACTCACTCGCCCTGGGTTGCGACTGCAAGGGTGTAATCCACTACCTCGACGCTGACTTTGCTCAGCGTGACGGTTCCGTCCGTACCATCAAGAATGCAATCTGCATCCACGAAGAAGACAACGGAATTCTCTTTAAGCACACTGACTTCCGCGATGACTCCGTGATCGTCACACGCGCGCGCAAGCTCATCGTGCAGCAGATCTTCACAGCAGCAAACTACGAGTATGCTTGCCAATGGGTCTTCCACCAAGACGGTACGATCCAACCTGAGATCAAGCTCACAGGTATCCTCAACACATATGCTCTCAACGAGGGTGAAGAGGCTGGACCTTGGGGAACAGAGGTGTACCCTCAAGTCAACGCTCACAACCATCAGCATCTCTTCTGCCTCCGAGCGAATCCCATGATCGATGGTGTGAACAACACGGTCAACATGGTTGACACTGTCGCCAGCGAGGCACCAGTTGGAAGCCCGCAAAACAAGTACGGTAACGCCTTCTATGCGAAGAAGACCAAGCTTCGCACGAGCGGTGAAGCCAAGACGGATTACAACGGTGCGACAAGTCGAACGTGGGAGATGGTCAACGAGAGCAAGATCCATCCTTATTCGAAGAAGCCTGTTTCTTATAAGCTTGTCAGCAGAGAGGTTCCCGGGCTTTTGCCTAAGGAAGGATCTCTTGTTTGGAAGCGTGCAGGTTTTGCTCGACACGCTGTGCACGTCACTCCTtgtaagtttattattaacctaAAAGTCTACGAAGAAGCCTCGATACTAACCTTTCTCAGACCGCGACGATGAACTATGGGCTGCAGGTCGCCACGTCCCTCAAACATCTGGTGAACCCTCTCAGGGTCTTCCTGAGTGGATCGCTGAGGGAACGGCCAGCACCGAAAACACAGACATTGTTCTATGGCACACATTCGGAGTCACACACATTCCTGCGCCTGAGGATTTCCCCATCATGCCCGTTGAGCCGATGACATTGCTACTTCGCCCAAGAAACTTCTTTACCAACAACCCTTGTATGGATGTTCCACCTAGCTACTGCATCACACCCACACAAGTGGCCGAGAAGAAGGGTGCGTTGGATCAACATGACAAGGTCAGTCAGTTGGCGTTTGGTGGTAAGAGTTGTTGCTCTGGCGGAAACGCAGCTGCGAGATTGTAAAGTTAGATTCGTATCAGGTGGGAAGAGATTGCATATATCATAGCGTAATTTGATTAGTACTTGTTTATTCATATGCTTGATAGGCCTGATTCAAATCTCATGTTACTCAGAATAGACCCAATACTGGTTTGCAGCAATTCGTCCGCGTAGCAATATAGTAGTAAAGACTGGCTACGCCGAGTAAGCTGGATGATACGTGTCTCTTCTGAAGGTGTCGgcaatattaatataaatttacaGCTACGAAAGGTCAAAGAAAGCCTGACCGAGCTGAGAAGTTCACATAGACTACTGTGGTAATAAATGCCAGCGTATATGATAACACCGCGAAGCTACGCAGTAATGATAATGTTAATTTCAATGATAACACACTATTGATAACCAACATTCGATAATAGGATCAGGTTAGACAATACTCGGGTCAGAACCCCTTTCAACCGGATCTGCAAGACGCTACATTAGCCTTATCCAGCCCATAGTCCTGGGACGTCCACACAAGGAAAGCCGGCTGTCTAGTTGTAACACGCTGGTGGTCGCGGAGATGTCCTAGCGCCAGAGTCCGGTCAGTTGGTAGCACTCAAATCCGGGAAAGGACGGGTTTGTCCCGGAGATGTGATAGCCCGAAGGAATGAAGCTAGTTGAGAAAGGAGAGGACGAAGGATTCGGACTAGACGACATATTTACCCAATGATTATCCCCTGAGAGCTACCTGACATGTGTTGGTTCAGGGCCACGTTCAGGTCGGAGCTGACTCGGATATTTTTAATCCCTCGTGGAAATTACTCGCTAGCTGTATGCAGATAATGGTTCCGAAGGTAAAGCCATGGGTGAAAGTTAGACCCAACGGTGACGTCTCGCGTAATTCCAACGCTTTTCTCACATTGGAAATGATAGGCAAAGTAGATTCTTGAAATATGACGCATTCGTCTTTATCTATGTTTGTGCTGTAGGCACGGATATTCTATCTATATgattttaaaaagaaatatacatTTCTGGGTATTCTGATCCAGGTGTGACATGATCCAAGATCGTCAGAAAAAAGacattaaaaagaaattctATACTCCGTGATAGACCTTGACAACACCAGCCGCGGATCTTTCAGAAGACGTCTCCATGTCGTCTGTCCGCACGCTGTCTTTGCTATGGCTCATCAATTCGTCAGGAATACAACCCACTGGACCTCTTCGATCCTCGGGGCCTGCATCTTCGCTGGTAATCTGAACTTCGCGTTTGGCGTAGATCTTGAGCGGTAAAGCATAGCTGTTGTTGATCTCCTCCTCACTATCCACTTGATGCAAAGTGTGATCGGCGCGGATCTGCGAGCGCACACCGGAGCGATGGTTGGTAAAGTTGGACCGGTACGCTTTGGAAGGGTTGTTGGTGCTCTTTCCGTAGGTTGAGCCGCTGAAGGAACCAAGCTTGAAGATGCGACGCAGAAGTGTCCAGATATAAGGAAGGTTGGCGGTGATGATGGCGGTGGAGGATTCACGGATGTACCAGAATGTCCAGTTTGAGCCGAATGGTTCGTTAAATGAGTAGAATTTGTTGAGGATGGCGGAGAGGATAGTGAAAGCGCCGAGGGCGAAGACACCAATGAGGACAGCCTTGCGCTTCAATGGGAGCTGGGATTTGAGGAAGATTGGCATAGGAATGAGAATGATCATGACATCGGAGGTGATGTTGATGACGGCATTGGTAATGAGATGGTTTGTCGCAGCAGAACATTGAGCTGGGAATGTTAGCATAGTAAAGACGCGAGGCATTGATGGTGGACATACTGTTGTCCGGAGGAACTGCCCAGTACTGGCTGAATGGGCGACACCAGACTCCCAGATAGAGAATCTCCATAACGACGAAACCGGCCGTGACATAGGCAGCGACAAACTTGACAGCCAAGTTCTGGCTCAAACTCATACTATGGACAGGTTAGGACAAAGGTCTGATACAATGCGACGGAATACTAACGTGAGACGGTTGTACATGAGCAACAGACAATACTTCATAAGCCAGATAGTCAAGATTTGCATCTGCTCAACCACCAAAACCCATTTAGAACCATATTCTCGCTTGGCGATTTCTGCTGCGTCCAAGACGACGTTTTCGTTGGGGTCGATGAGGTTACTGCTCGTTTGCGAAATGATTGACATGCCCACCATAAGGATTGTATCGGTAAGCTGCGCACTGTTAGATCAGTTGTGTAGTGGTGAGATGATGTGGTAGACGGACCATTGCTATTATCATCAACAAATCCTCAACTTGTAACTTCTTGACTGAACCCAGCAACATCCTTCTTGATATCCTATTACCCAGAATGTCAGTCCAATTGTCCCCGATACAATCTGTAATTTTTCTTACATTCTGGCGATAACAATAACCCACGATAGACCGTACCAGGTCCATATCTCAGCTTCCAGCATCGTCATGGTTGCGGtgttttgtcttttctttttttgttgtaACGTGTTAAGGCTGATGATGAAAGAGGTGTCAACGCTCGTCTTGGGTACGATCAGCGGTATTAATTTCGGTAAACGATCGACTGTTGGTTGGTtttatgtatgtatgtatgtatgtaatgTCATCGAACGGGGGTTGGGTTTCAATTCGACTTGTCGAGGATGCAACGGTGCATGACTTGTATTGTTTTTGGGGTAATATCGCACCCGGTAAATAAAAGGGAGGGAAGaaccaagacaagacaggacTAAAGAAACCAAGCCAGCAAAGTCAAGGTAACGCGGGGGTGGGTTAGGCTTAAGGGGGGAGGGGAAGGGAAGGACTTTATTTCTTCCTCCACACAGCGTTTGAATCGAGTGGAGTTTTAGAATCAGGGGCCCTCGATCGGGGAAGACGAATTGTGTCTTTCAGTCTGGGTTCGGGTACAGCAAGCTAAAGCTCGTGAAAGAAGctagagagaaaaagacaagTTGAAAGGCTCGGTTAGTCGGATGGTTTGTTAGCTTACAGTTAGCACGTCAGGGTTGCGGATATTAGTTTGGACTCGACCCAAGATATGGGTCTCTATACTAAGACGCCACTCGACAGTTGTCGCTGCGATAAATGAGGGGAGCCATAACCGATGACACCCGCCGAGTTGTAATGCGCGTATGTATCTGCAGACACAGTTGGTAATCGGGGCTTCAATTCTGTTGGTACAGGGGCTATCATCATTTCAGAATTGGCCCGAATCACTTCTGATTTGCTTCAAGGTCCCCCGGTATTAATCTTGATCCATCTCGTGGGACCGAGACACTCACTGCACGATGGAAGGAATGGGCATGCAGGTCGCCACGTttagaagaagcaacatccCTGAATCCAGCACGATCTGCTTGCTCTTCTGCTTCCGAATTGGCCGACCTCAGCCGCTGACAAGGGGATGGCCCTGTCAGAGCTGAGCCAGT includes:
- a CDS encoding hypothetical protein (TransMembrane:5 (o69-87i99-120o145-168i180-201o234-255i)), coding for MPCALQAFNSENGSNQTVQDMCKDEDFQSSIAACVSRVCTLREGIEFQNSVSSICDIPTADNRGMYRDIIIAFATFSFTFVGLRVASRLIVKTPWGPDDTWVIIAFTIMVPTTAFMLLAIKNGFGSLASIYRNGNNSFILLYKHIFIWQILYMLGLAAAKTSILFFYLRIFPDEKFRIMVWMTIAFNAVSILVLLVLNLTLGQAVRIIWHGGTDYNSSLKTYNVVFKVNSASTAVSFALDIWMLILPMSQLYNLGLRQRQKIKVMSMFGMGLLPIFVDRPLVHIDKDEDVPTLHTDGGFTTTTMSTSNKGSPYSEAILLCSGTEIRVPN
- a CDS encoding hypothetical protein (TransMembrane:7 (o12-29i41-60o90-112i124-147o176-195i207-227o239-261i)), with amino-acid sequence MTMLEAEIWTWYGLSWVIVIARMISRRMLLGSVKKLQVEDLLMIIAMLTDTILMVGMSIISQTSSNLIDPNENVVLDAAEIAKREYGSKWVLVVEQMQILTIWLMKYCLLLMYNRLTMSLSQNLAVKFVAAYVTAGFVVMEILYLGVWCRPFSQYWAVPPDNTQCSAATNHLITNAVINITSDVMIILIPMPIFLKSQLPLKRKAVLIGVFALGAFTILSAILNKFYSFNEPFGSNWTFWYIRESSTAIITANLPYIWTLLRRIFKLGSFSGSTYGKSTNNPSKAYRSNFTNHRSGVRSQIRADHTLHQVDSEEEINNSYALPLKIYAKREVQITSEDAGPEDRRGPVGCIPDELMSHSKDSVRTDDMETSSERSAAGVVKVYHGV